The Saprospiraceae bacterium genomic interval AGGAGATATAATTAGATGATTTCTTAAAAAAAGAAATTTTGAGATTTCGTAAATACAAATTTTTATAAAGAGGATTAATGGAATGAAAAGTACCAGGAGCAGGACCACTGGCACAGGTCCGGTAATACCGCTAACTGCCTGATTGATAAAGTGCCTGGAGGATGCCGGATTCACCGGGCAAAAGTATGAATTCCAGCAGTTTGAAGATCAGGCAAAAATGATGTAATTTTGTTTGTCGACAAATCTTTATATGAAGCATTCGTTATTATTGGCACTAGGTTTAGGTATAATACTGATTATCAGTAGGATAGTTCCCCATCCGCCAAATTTCACAGCGGGTTTGGCCAGTATTATTTTTGCTGCCCTGGTCTTGAGAAAATACCTGTATTGGGTTGTTCTCATTCTTGCGTTTTGGGTTTCCGATCTTGCAATCAATAATTTGATCTATCCAAAAACTGAATTTGTCTGGATTACTTCCGGCTTTATGTATCTGGTCTTAATTTACGGATTGATCTTTATTGTTTTGAAACAATTATCAAGCCGGATTCAAGAACCTTTAGCAATTCTCTTTGCTGCAATGGGTTCTTCTCTGATTTTCTTTTTTATGAGCAACCTTGCCGTTTGGCTGAGTACCAGCACGTATATGAAAGATTGGTCTGGATTTGTTTATTGTTACATTGCTGCGATTCCATTTTTTGGCAATGAAATCGCAGGAACCATCTTTTACAGTTCAGTATTTTTTACAGCGTATTGGCTGTTTGAAAAAAATACAAAAGTTTCTAAAATCGAAGCTTGATCGTATAAATTTAGCATTACAGACTAATGATGGAAGAGTCGGACTTTTACGAGGAAGACGGAAAAATTGTTTTTACAGAAGCATATCACCTCAAAAGAGGATATTGTTGCAATTCGGGTTGCAGGCATTGCCCGTTTAAACAACAAGAAGTTAAAAACCAGGGCGAATCGAATGAACCAAATTAGCTCGTTAAGCAATGATTTGGCTCAAGTATAGCAGCTTTTAGTTTTAGTAAGGTGTGATACAGTAAATTGTTATTTTAGGACTGCCAATATTCCTCACTCGAATGGTCAATTTTGGAAAGGTATCTTGAAAAAACAAAAAAGAAATCAGAAAGTCTGTTTAAATAAACAATGATCAAGGGATCTGCTTCATTTGAATGTGACAAACTCACTACCCTGCGTTCGGCCCTTCTGCATACTGTTCTGCAAATATGTGCCTGAGCTGATCGTAAACCTCCACCAGGTAAGACAAAATTTTGAAGCGGTTGGAGTTGGTTCTCCATCTCATCAATATAGCGTTCTAATTTTTTTTCATTATCGCCAAGGAGTTGCGGCAATTTAGTTTTTAATTCTTTGTCTGATGTCGCCAGATGAGATCCGATTACAAATAAATACGATTGGATATCTTTAAGCCTTTGTAACCACACAGCTTCTGTAATTTGTACAGTCAAAAGTCCCAAATGGGCATTGAGTTCGTCAACGGAACCATAAGCTTCTATCTGGATATCATCTTTAGAGATCCGAGTTCCACCAAATAAAGATGTAGAACCTGAGTCGCCTGTTTTTGTATATATTTTCATCAGTTTGTCATTTGATCAGATTCGACCATTCCATCCTTTAATCGAACAATCCGGTGGGCATGGTTTGCAATATCGTTTTCATGTGTGACCAAGATGATGGTATTTCCCATGGAATGAATGCGTTCCAGGATAGTCATGATTTCTTCACTGGTTTTTGAATCCAGGTTTCCGGTAGGTTCATCTGCAAGAATGATGGATGGATTGTTGACCAGCGCTCTTGCGATTGCTACTCTCTGTCGTTGACCGCCACTCAGTTCGTTTGGTTTATGCGACATCCTGTCGGCTAAACTCACAGCTTCGAGTTTTTCTTTGGCAATGAGCTCCCTGTCGTGTTTGGAATATCCCGCATAGACAAGGGGCATAGCCACGTTTTCCAATGCGGTCATTCTGGGCAGCAAATTAAAAGTCTGGAATACAAAGCCAATTTCTTTATTCCGGATTTCGGCCAGTTCATTATCATTCATGATCCCAACCGACTTTTGGTTGAGAATGTAAGTTCCAGATGTTGGACTGTCGAGGCATCCAATGATATTCATCAGAGTGGATTTTCCGCTTCCCGAGGGGCCCATCAGTGCTATAAACTCGTTTCTTTTGAACACAAGATCGATGTCTTTCAGTGCCTCAATGACCTCATCTCCCATCTTATAAATCTTGCAAATGTTCTCGAGTACGATCAGATTGCTCTCCATGTTCTTGCTTTCAGCGTAAAATTAAGGAATTCCAACAGGAACATCAGTCTTATTAGCCTATCTGTGGAGCCCGGCAGACAAGTGGCTCGTAATTTTCGATGAATCCCGTAAGTTTTTATATTTTGCATACTGATTCACACCGCCTTAGAATTATGAAGCATGTTGCAGTTGCAGGAAATATAGGTTGCGGAAAGACCAGTCTGTGCAAAGTGCTCGGGAAGCACTATCAGTGGGATATTCTCTATGAGGACACGACAACAAATCCTTATCTGAGTGATTTTTATTACGATATGACCCGTTGGTCCTTTAACCTTCAGGTTTATTTTCTCAATTCGAGATTCAGACAAATAGTAGATATTCAAAAAGGAGAAGGTACCGTAATTCAGGACCGTACAATTTATGAAGACGCCCATATTTTTGCGCCGAATCTTCACGAAATGGGCCTGATGTCAAAACGCGATTTTGACAATTATTTTTCACTTTTTGAGATCATGATGAGTACCATCAGGCCTCCCGACCTGATCATTTATTTAAAAGCCTCCATCCCTACCCTGGTCAATCATATTCAGATGCGTGGACGAACTTACGAAGGGAATATGAGCCTCGATTACTTGAAAAAACTAAACCAAAGGTATGATGACTGGATCGAAAGTTATGATCACAGTCCGAAGGTCATCATTCATACGGATCAATTGGATTTTATCAACAATACCGAACATCTCGGACAGGTCATTGAATCAGTCAATGCACATATTAACGGTCTTTTCTAAGTTCAGGGGCTGAAAAGAATAGAACGTATCTTTTTACGGATTAATGAAAAAACTTTCGCTCTTTAAAAATCCAGGCAATGACCAGACTTAAAAAAATGGATGTAAACATAACCAGATAAAAGGAAGCTCCGGAGTTACCAAATGAAAAAGGCATCGGCACATTCATCCCGAAGAAACTGGAAATCAAAGTTGGAACCATTAAAATAACGGTGATCACCGTAAGCCTGTTTACAAATTTGTTAAGATTATTGGATATGATAGAAGCATAGGCTTCCATGGTCCCGTTGAGAATGTTTGTATACAATTGTGCTACTTCCCTTGCCTGATTGTTATCGACAATAATGTCTTCAAATAACTCAGCATGATCTTCGTTATTTTTAATATTTAAAAAATCAGTGCGCTTCATTTTTAGTTTGAGAAGTTCATTGGCACTCAGTGAATTTACAAAGTAAACCAACGATTTTTCGATGCGTAGCAAACTTCTTAATTCTTCGGAACGGCTTGAATGATAGAGTTCCTGTTCGATCAGATTTCTGCGGAGATTTAATTTGCGAAGATCTTCCAAAAATAGACGAACGGTCTGTTCGAAAATCTGAAGAATAAATGAAGTTTCATTGCGGATCATAAAGCCTTTTACTTTATGGTCGAGAAATTTTTCGATAACCGGGCTTTCAACACTGCAGATGGTAATGAGTTTTCCCTGGCACAAAATGATACCAAGAGGAACGGTTATAAAAATCGGATCGTTTTCTTTTTCGGTATCGTTGAGCACAGGGGTGTTGATAATGATACTTCGGGCTTCGTCATATCTCTCGTAACGAGCTCTTTCTTCGATATCCAGGGGGTCAGTTAAAAAGTCAGATTCTATTCCTAAAGTTGCGGCAAACTCATCCAGCTCGCCGGGCATGAATGGTGGCGAAAGATTAATCCAGTAGGCCTTTTCTAAAGAATCGGTCTCCTGAAATGTTTGATCTCCGGAAGTATAAAAACGAATCATCCGATACTTTATCCTCTTGAACTGATTTCATGATGGTGGAAAACATATAACGCACAAAGGTAGCAAAAAGCAGACCAAAAGAAACTATTGACGTCTGCAAAGTTTTTTTAAATTAATGAAGGGATGACATTGGAGATTAATAAATTCGCAAACATGAATTTATACATCTTAATTTATAAATATGATAAATTTATCGAAATTTTAAAGTCTGCACGGGTCGAATAAAAGAGACCAGCCAGCTGGGAATAAGTAAACTTAGCAGGATCACTGCAAAGAAAATGAGATTAAGTAAAAGCACCGGCCAAATACTCAGATCTACAGGAGCATACGAAAGATAATAATCTGCTTCGCTCAACTTGATCAATTGATATTTTTTTTGAAATGCGATCAAACCAAAGCCAAAGAGATTGCCCAGAATTAAACTGCTTCCTATGATCTGGGCGGCATACCGAAGAAAAATTTTACGTTGATCCCAAAATGACATTCCAAGTACAGTAAGTATACCTATCATATGTGTTCGTTCCAGAATGAGGATCAATAATGTGGTACACATATTGATGATGCAAACACTGAGGATTAGAAACAGAATAAAAGCTTTGGTAATATCCTGCAGCGACAACCATTCGAATATTTGCGGAAATTTAAATCTGATGGTCTCAGAATACCAGGTATCTGGCAAGACCTCCTTGAATAATTTTCTGTTTACGGTTTCAGCTTCAAGTACATTGTTGCAAATGACTTCCAGCCCGCTGACATCTTCTGCTTGCAGTCCTAAAAGAGATTGCAACAGTTGGATATCTGCAAATGCAAATTTTTTATCGTATTCCCCAAGTCCGGTATTGTAGATCCCGGCGATTCTGACTTTTCTCTTGAGAACCTGGTCGTTCAGATAAAAGTGCAGGATCATACTTTGGCCTGTTTTAGCCTGTAAACGTTTGGCTGTTTCTTCAGAGAGTAATAAATCTCTGGATGGGGTTCCTGGTGTGATCTGAATGATGGAGCCGTCCACAAGAAATCGCTCAAAGAAATCCCATTGAAAATCGGTACCTACTCCTTTTACAAACAAACCTTCGGTGAATTCCTCGCGACTCAGGATCGTGGGATACAGGACAAATGATTGTACATGCTTGATCATGGGCGTCCCCGCGTCATCTAAGCAGGATGCTTTTATAGCATTTCTTATCGAGTCATTGACCTGGATCATAAAGGGATCCTGACTTTGACTGGATTGGATATCACTAATGTGGATGTGTCCCCAGAATCCGAAAACTTTGCTGGCTATTTCTTTTTGGAAACCGTTAAAGATACTCTGGGCAATGATCATGACGGCCAGGCTTAAAGTGGTTGCTATGACAGAAAGTCGAATGATAATGCGTGTAAAGGACTTTTTAAAACTACTGAAGGACCTCTTTGCAATAAAATTATAAACTTTCATAATGAGCAGTCAAACACAGCAGACTTGAATATCGCTTATTGGATTAATTTTGCAAACTTACAGAACTTCAGGTGTATGCAAGAGAAAGACTTTATTTCGGAATTGAGATGGCGCAATATGCTGCAGGATTATACGCCTGGATTGGAGGCCTATTTATCGGGTGGTATCAGAAGGGCTTACATCGGTTTTGATCCTACGGCCAGGTCTTTGGGAATTGGCAATTACGTACAGATCATGCTGCTGACACAGTTCCAGCGATGTGGGCACCAACCTGTTGTCGTTATGGGTGGGGCTACGGGACGTATTGGCGATCCATCGGGCAAAGACAAGGAGCGGGAATTAAAAAGTATGGAGGAGCTGGATGCGAATATAAAAGCACAGGAATCTCAATTGAGGCGTTTATTGAATTTTGAAGAGGGAAATAATAAAGCCCTGTGGGTTAATAATTATGACTTTTACAAAGACATGAATGTGTTGTCATTTTTACGGGATGTAGGTAAAAATATGACCATCAATTATATGATGTCGAAAGAATCTGTAAAAAAACGCCTGGAAACTGGAATTTCATTTACAGAATTTTCATACCAGTTGCTACAGGCTTATGATTTTTTATGCCTTTATCAACAACTGGATTGCAGATTGCAAATGGGAGGATCTGATCAATGGGGAAATATTACATCCGGTACCGAAATGATTGGAAAATGCGTGACTGATGCCAAAGCGTTTGCTCTAACCACTCCATTACTTACTAAAAGTGATGGGAAAAAATTTGGCAAAACGGAAGAAGGCAATGTGTTTCTGGACAAAGAATACACCAGCCCATATAAATTTTACCAGTTTTGGTTAAATTGCGATGATGCAGATTTAGCAAAGCTCTTTCGTTATTTCAGTTTAAAGTCTGAAGAAGAAATTCTTTCCAATGAAGAAAAATTCACTGACGATCCTAAAGCTTTAAAAGCGCTCTTAGCTGAAGAAATTACAGAGCGTATTCACGGTCAGGATGCACTTACCAGTGTACAGCAGGTCTCGGAGTTGTTGTTCAACAAGAATTGCTCTCATGAATTTATTAAAGGCTTATCGGAAGAATCTTTTAAACAATTGAAATCAGAGATCCCCTACTACCCTATGCCAAAGGAAATGAAATCATCTCAAGTTTCTGTTGTAAATTTAATGACTGAAAATACTGGAAGCCTTCCATCTAAATCAGAAGCAAGAAGAGCCATTCAGGCAAATGCGGTTTCTATAAATAAAATAAAAGTTAACAATCCTGATGATCTGGTGACAGACGAATCCTGGATCCTGGGTAAATACCTTCTTCTTGAAAATGGAAAGAAAAACAAGTTCATTGTTGAACTTATAGGATAATTCTATGCAGTTTGAGACAGGTACCGGTCGCCAAAAACAGATTTACCTGAATTCGCTATATGGAAGAAAAAATCTGTTGCCCCTGAATTTTTTTGATTTAGAAGACCTTTGCAGAAAATCGCTTCCCAAAAAATATTTTAACTACATCTACACAGGGGCGGGCAATAACCAGGGTGTAAAAAATAATACCGATGCGTTTCAGAATTACGAAATAATTCCCCGCTGGTGTAAAGGAGTCAAGGACGTTGATCTTTCCGTAAAATTAGGCAAGCAGACTTTTCCTTTTCCTGTAATGTTCGCTCCTGTTGGTGTTCTTGAACTTGCTCATAAAAATGCCGATGCAGAACTTGCAAAAGCTTCTTTAGCCAGTCATATTCCCATGATCGTGTCAAGTCAGTCATCCATTCCCATGGAAACCTGCTCGAAAATTTTGGACAATCAAGCCTGGTGGTTTCAATTATATTTTAGTCAATCCAGGGAACTTACGGAGAGTTTTGTCAAAAGGGCCGAAAACAATGGTGCTTCAGCCATCGTTTTGACATTGGATACGGTCATGTTGGGTTGGAGGAATCTGGATCTCGAATCGTGTTATCTTCCTTTTCTGGAAGGGAAAGGCATTGCTCAATATACAAGCGATCCCTGCTTTCAGAAGATGTTGGCTCCATTTGAATTAGAGATTCCTTCATCGGGAAAACCATCATGGGGTCATTTATACAAGTTGTTGCGGACGTATCCCGGGAATTTTTTTGAAAATATCCGAACCAGGAATCCTATGAAAGCCGTACAACTGTTTGTAAAAATATTTTCCAGGCCTGAATTGAATTGGGCGGACGTGAGATGGCTGCGCGAACGAACAAAAATACCGCTTTACCTTAAAGGAATCCTTCGCGAAGAAGATGCCAAACAAGCGTTGGCCTGTGGGTGCGACGGCATTATTGTATCCAACCATGGAGGCCGGCAGATCAACCACAACCGGGCAAGTTTACATTGTCTTTCAGGTATCAGGCGAATTGTTCCGGAAAACTTTCCGGTGTTATTCGACAGTGGAATACGATCCGGTACAGATATCTTTATTGCATTAGCATTGGGAGCATCTGCCGTGCTGATCGGAAGACCATATGTTTATGCACTCCATCTGAAAGGGATGGCAGGAGTCTGTGAATTGGCTGCAAATTATATTTCTGAGTTGAAAATTACCATGGGTCTGACAGGATGTGCTGCCATTGATCAAATTGCAGCTGCAAGCCTGGTTTCGGAGAAATACCGCTGAATATTATTCTTTTACTTGAGCATTTTTCACAAAGTGAAGAGAAACAGAATTCATACAATAACGCAAACCTGTTGGTAAAGGACCATCGTCAAATACATGGCCAAGATGTCCTTCGCAACGGGCACAAAGGATCTCTACCCTTTTCATTCCATAACTGTCGTCCGATTTTTCCAACACTACTTTTTTCTGAAGAGGTTTGGTAAAACTTGGCCAGCCGGTACCTGAATCAAATTTATCATCGGCATTAAACAAGGGTAAGCCACAGGCTTTGCAACAATATATGCCCGGATCATGAAGATCCCAATAAGATCCAGTAAAAGCACGTTCTGTGCCATGTTCGCGAAGAACATAATAGGCTTCCTTGCTTAATTCAGATTTCCAGATTTCACTGGATTTTACAATTTTTTCAATGGAAGCCGGAATTTGCAGTGTTGAAACCGTTGAATTTTCTGAACTTATATTTTCCCGGGAAGATTTCGTTTTTTGTTGACACGAAACCTGATTGATGAGCATTGCAAATAACAGAATAAGGTAGTTGAACTTCATAGTTTATTACTTTGTGTTTTAGAATTATTTATGTGCGAGATCGACAATTTTGCGAATCATGGCGATGATGGCCATAAATACAATAAATACGATACTTAAAACATAAATGATCCAGGAATGGCTGGCGGCTTCGGAAATTCCAATGCCGGTGATCAGACTGCTGAATCCACAAATGGCCGCTGCGAGCATGACATAAATGAGGATGGCATTGCGATAATAAATTAAGCGGTTTGATGCATTAAAGCAAAATATGCTGCTCAGAATGATGTAAAACAAGATCAAAGAACTGGCAAACCACCAGATATTAAGTGGATTTGAATTGATGATGCCGGTTTTTTCCAGCAATAACTCAACACCTGCAAAACAGATAAAGATGCCCATCGTTGCAAGTCCCAGAGTTTGTGGAGTTAAATAATATTTTTCAAGTTTTTTCATTGCGATTTGGTGTTTACCGGCACACCAAAGAGATCATATGAATCTGCTTTGGTGATTTCAATTTGTGCAAAATCCCCGACACGCAAGTAATTCCGGTTACTGGCTTCAATGTGTACTTCATTGTCTACTTCCGGACTGTCGAATTCGGTACGACCAATGTAGTGATTTTTTTCCTTTCGGTCTATGATTGTTTTGAATATTTTTCCGACTTTCTTTGTATTCAAGTCCAGGCTGATATGTTCCTGAATCTGCATTAGTGTTTGGGCACGCTCCTCTTTGAGTTCCTGGCTGTGCTTATCAACAAGGTCTCCGGCTTTGGTCTGATCTTCGTGTGAATAGGTAAATACACCGAATCGTTCAAACTTAAATTGCTCTACAAATTCGCACAATTCCCGAAAATCTTCTTCCGTTTCATCGGGATATCCAACGAGAAAAGTTGTACGAAGGTGAATGCCGGGATTGATTTTGCGAATGGAATTGATGAGTTCTATTGTTTCCGATTTGCTGATTTGTCTGCGCATACTCTTTAAAACATGGGTGGATATATGCTGTAAAGGCATGTCGAGATAATTACAGATCTTTTTTTCATCCTTCATGAGCTCGATGACCTCCAATGGAAAATGAGACGGGTAAGCGTAATGTAGCCGAATCCATTCGATACCTTCAACTTTGCATAGCTCCTTTAATAAATCTGGAAGTCTTCGTTTTTTATATAAATCCAATCCATAGTAACTCAATTCCTGTGCAATGAGAATCAGCTCCTTTACTCCTTTTGACGCGAGATTACCCGCCTGGCTGACTAATTTTTCTATCGGTACTGAAATGTGCGGCCCTCTCATCAACGGTATGGCACAAAAACTGCAGGTTCTGTTGCACCCTTCCGAAATTTTCAGATAAGCATAGTGTGAAGGAGTAGATAACAGGCGTTCGCCAATGAGTTCTTCTTTGAAATCAACTTGAAGTCTGTTTAGTAATGCGGGCATTTCAAGCGTACCAAAATATGCATCCACTTCCGGGATCTCTTCTTCCAGATTTTCTTTATAGCGTTGAGAAAGGCATCCCGTAACGTATAAGCTTTCTATTTTACCTTCGGTTTTTAGTTTTGCAAATTCCAATATGGTTTGAATAGATTCTTCTTTGGCACGTTCAATGAATCCACAGGTATTGATAATGACCGTCTGGGGGCCATAATGATCGCCATTATGTTGGACATCGTAGTCGTTATGCACGAGTTGGGTAATGATATTCTCAGAATCTACCCAATTTTTAGAACAACCCAAGGTTACCAGCTGGACTTTTTTCGGGGTATGTGATTTTGTTCGCAAAATATGTTTTGGCAAAGATAACAAAGCGGCAAAAAATATGTTTTATTGTCATGATTCCATGGAAAGACTTATTGAGTATTTGCCTGAGCATTATTGCTATACCGGTGTATTCGCAGATCGGTCTGCAGGTATTTGGATCGAATCATCTCTTTAATCCGGAAACAGGAACAAGGGCATTGCAGACGGAAGCACTCAAAGACGTTAATTTCGGATTGTCTTATGCTATTCAATTTAAAAAAGTTAGAATAGAACTGCATCCTGGTTTAAGTGTGGGTTATGGAGGAGGAGAATTTCTCAACTCTGATTTAAATTTTAATCAATTTACGGCCAAAGTCCTGTTGCCAATGACCATTTACCCTTTCGACTTATCGAGTGATTGCAATTGTCCTACATTTAATAAACAAGGTGAGGTTTTTGAAAAAGGCCTGCATTTCATTGTGCAGCCGGGAATTGGCCATGCCTGGAGAACAGTGGATGAATTAGACAAACCGGAAAATTCTAAAACGTCTGAGGCGGAAATTGGCCTGGGAATTGGATTTGATTTTGGATTGAACCGGCATTCAACCTTGAATTTTTATGCCTTGTTGGCACAACATTTAAATGGTAAATATTCCATTTCTGAGGATCAGAAAAGCTGGATTAAATCATCTTCACATTTGAGTTTTCAACTCGGATTGCGTTACCTGTGGTATTCAAAACGCAGGCGGTAAATCACAGAAGTCGTTCGCAAAATTGCCAGCAAACTATGCCGGCTGCTACACTTACATTCAAACTGTGTTTGACTCCAAATTGCGGTATTTCAATAAAATCATCTAAAATGTCGAGCACTTCCTGTTGAATGCCATGGACTTCATGGCCGAGAACGATGACGTATTTCTGGGTTTTTTCGATTTTGTATTGATGTAGGAATTCCGAATGCAGTGTTTGTTCTATTCCAACCAAACGATACCCCTTTTGTTTGAGGGACCCCAAGGCTTCATTCAGATCGGAAACCGATTCCCAGGCGACGTGATTTTGAGCTCCCAAAGCTGTTTTTAAAATTTCCTGATGAGGAGGTACTACACAATGTGGACCTAATATTATCGATTCGAGGCAGAAGGCATCCGCAATTCTGAACAGCGAACCGATGTTATGGCCGGATCTGATGTTGTCTGCACAAAGGATAACCGGAAGTTTCTTGCTTTGAATAAATTCCTCACTTGTGAGCCTGTTCAATTCTGACAGCTCTTTTTTTCTTGCCAATTCAGTTATTTTTTAACTTTTTTCTGAATACAAGCTTTAATAAAGCCAATAAATAGTGGGTGTGGAGACTCAACCGTGCTCTTCAGCTCCGGATGAAACTGAACTCCCAAAAACCAGGGGTGATCTTTTAATTCGACAATTTCAACAAGTCCCTGTTCAGGGTTGATTCCGGTAGGGATCAATCCGCTGTTTTGCGCTAGCTCCAGATACTGGTTGTTGAATTCATATCGATGCCTGTGTCTTTCGGAGATCAGCTCGGTTTTGTAACATTTCTTAGCCAGGGATTTGTCTGCAATCTTGCATGCATAGGCCCCAAGCCGCATAGTACCGCCTTTGTTTCTGACTTTTTTCTGTGTTTCCATCATGTCAATTACGGGATTGGCGGAGGTTGGCCTGACTTCAGTTGAAGCTGCATCCGCGAGTCCAACAACATTTCGGAAGAATTCGACCACAGCGCATTGCATTCCCAGGCAGATACCAAAAAATGGTATTTGATTGGTGCGCGCATATTGAATGGCTCTGATCTTTCCTTCGATTCCTCTTTCTCCAAAACCCGGTGCGACTAAAATCCCATCCAGATCGCGAAGCATTTGATGGACATCCTCATCGGTATGCAAGTCTTCTGAATGAATGGGTACGACCTTGACCTTGCATTCGTTATGCGCTCCGGCATGTACAAACGCCTCGTGAATGGATTTGTAGGCATCAGGCAACTCATTGTATTTCCCGATCAATCCTATGGTTACCGATTCGCTGGGGTTTTTCAAATGACCTAAAAACTTTTTCCAGTTTTTGAGATCGGGTTCCGCTTTTATTGGAAGGTTAAGTTTTTCAAGGACCCGAATATCCAGTTTTTCCTTCAACATGAGCAATGGAACATCGTAGATGGTGTCTGCATCCATCGCTTCAATCACGTTCTCCCGCCTTAGATTGCAGAATAGTGCAAGCTTAGCCCTGATGTCATCGGTAATGGGCCTTTCTGTGCGACATACCAGAATATCGGGTTGAATCCCTGCTTCCAGCAATTCTTTCACAGAATGCTGACTTGGCTTTGTTTTTAATTCTTTTGCGGCAGCCAGATAAGGGATCAGCGTAAGGTGGATGGTAACCACATTTTGTGCTCCTACATCCATCCGGAATTGCCTTAGGGCTTCGAGATAAGGCAGCGATTCGATATCTCCTACGGTACCGCCCAATTCAGTAATAACCAGTTGGTATCCCGAATCCCCTAAAAGAGCTATACGACGTTTGATCTCGTCTGTTATATGGGGAATGACCTGGACTGTTTTTCCAAGATAATCCCCTTTTCGTTCTTTATCGATAACTGTTTGATAAATTCTTCCTGTGGTGATGTTGTTTGAACGGGAAGTTGGTTTATTTAAAAACCTTTCGTAATGACCAAGATCCAGGTCTGTTTCTGCTCCATCATCCGTTACATAGCATTCTCCATGTTCATACGGGTTCAGTGTGCCCGGGTCAATATTAATGTATGGATCAAATTTTTGAATGGTTACATTGTAACCTCTGGCCTGGAGTAATTTAGCCAGTGAAGCCGAAATAATGCCTTTGCCAAGAGAGGATGTGACCCCGCCCGTAACAAAAATGTATTTTGCCGCCATTGTGAAATTCCTTTAATTTGTTACGGGATATAAAGGTACGCCTAAATTTTAATATATGGTATCACAAGCCTTTCATACCAAGCAGATTTACATTTATCCGATTAAATCCGGCCCTCCTGTTCGAAAATCCAAATTTGAATGGGATGATGGTTGTCTGAAATACGATCGCCACTGGATGTTATCCAAATTAAGTGGCCAGATGATCTCACAAAGAGAATATCCTCAATTGAACACGCTTAAAATGGAGGAAAAAGGCGACACTTTTATCTTAGCCAGCTCTGATGGACAGTTTCCTTCCATTGAATTTTCAAAAGAAAATGAAATCGGCAATAAAATTCAGGTAGAAGTTTGGGGGCAAACATTT includes:
- a CDS encoding tyrosine--tRNA ligase — protein: MQEKDFISELRWRNMLQDYTPGLEAYLSGGIRRAYIGFDPTARSLGIGNYVQIMLLTQFQRCGHQPVVVMGGATGRIGDPSGKDKERELKSMEELDANIKAQESQLRRLLNFEEGNNKALWVNNYDFYKDMNVLSFLRDVGKNMTINYMMSKESVKKRLETGISFTEFSYQLLQAYDFLCLYQQLDCRLQMGGSDQWGNITSGTEMIGKCVTDAKAFALTTPLLTKSDGKKFGKTEEGNVFLDKEYTSPYKFYQFWLNCDDADLAKLFRYFSLKSEEEILSNEEKFTDDPKALKALLAEEITERIHGQDALTSVQQVSELLFNKNCSHEFIKGLSEESFKQLKSEIPYYPMPKEMKSSQVSVVNLMTENTGSLPSKSEARRAIQANAVSINKIKVNNPDDLVTDESWILGKYLLLENGKKNKFIVELIG
- a CDS encoding cob(I)yrinic acid a,c-diamide adenosyltransferase, with amino-acid sequence MKIYTKTGDSGSTSLFGGTRISKDDIQIEAYGSVDELNAHLGLLTVQITEAVWLQRLKDIQSYLFVIGSHLATSDKELKTKLPQLLGDNEKKLERYIDEMENQLQPLQNFVLPGGGLRSAQAHICRTVCRRAERRVVSLSHSNEADPLIIVYLNRLSDFFFVFSRYLSKIDHSSEEYWQS
- a CDS encoding magnesium transporter CorA family protein — encoded protein: MIRFYTSGDQTFQETDSLEKAYWINLSPPFMPGELDEFAATLGIESDFLTDPLDIEERARYERYDEARSIIINTPVLNDTEKENDPIFITVPLGIILCQGKLITICSVESPVIEKFLDHKVKGFMIRNETSFILQIFEQTVRLFLEDLRKLNLRRNLIEQELYHSSRSEELRSLLRIEKSLVYFVNSLSANELLKLKMKRTDFLNIKNNEDHAELFEDIIVDNNQAREVAQLYTNILNGTMEAYASIISNNLNKFVNRLTVITVILMVPTLISSFFGMNVPMPFSFGNSGASFYLVMFTSIFLSLVIAWIFKERKFFH
- a CDS encoding ABC transporter permease, translating into MKVYNFIAKRSFSSFKKSFTRIIIRLSVIATTLSLAVMIIAQSIFNGFQKEIASKVFGFWGHIHISDIQSSQSQDPFMIQVNDSIRNAIKASCLDDAGTPMIKHVQSFVLYPTILSREEFTEGLFVKGVGTDFQWDFFERFLVDGSIIQITPGTPSRDLLLSEETAKRLQAKTGQSMILHFYLNDQVLKRKVRIAGIYNTGLGEYDKKFAFADIQLLQSLLGLQAEDVSGLEVICNNVLEAETVNRKLFKEVLPDTWYSETIRFKFPQIFEWLSLQDITKAFILFLILSVCIINMCTTLLILILERTHMIGILTVLGMSFWDQRKIFLRYAAQIIGSSLILGNLFGFGLIAFQKKYQLIKLSEADYYLSYAPVDLSIWPVLLLNLIFFAVILLSLLIPSWLVSFIRPVQTLKFR
- a CDS encoding deoxynucleoside kinase, with product MKHVAVAGNIGCGKTSLCKVLGKHYQWDILYEDTTTNPYLSDFYYDMTRWSFNLQVYFLNSRFRQIVDIQKGEGTVIQDRTIYEDAHIFAPNLHEMGLMSKRDFDNYFSLFEIMMSTIRPPDLIIYLKASIPTLVNHIQMRGRTYEGNMSLDYLKKLNQRYDDWIESYDHSPKVIIHTDQLDFINNTEHLGQVIESVNAHINGLF
- a CDS encoding ABC transporter ATP-binding protein, which gives rise to MIVLENICKIYKMGDEVIEALKDIDLVFKRNEFIALMGPSGSGKSTLMNIIGCLDSPTSGTYILNQKSVGIMNDNELAEIRNKEIGFVFQTFNLLPRMTALENVAMPLVYAGYSKHDRELIAKEKLEAVSLADRMSHKPNELSGGQRQRVAIARALVNNPSIILADEPTGNLDSKTSEEIMTILERIHSMGNTIILVTHENDIANHAHRIVRLKDGMVESDQMTN